DNA from Evansella sp. LMS18:
ACCAAAATGGGAGACCCATTGTTTTATCCGATAAACTTCGTAGATTCACCGAGCAATTACCTGATTGACCAGCCGCTTACAGTGCCGAAAATATGTGCGAAGTTCTGGAATGAAAGCGAAAGACTTGATGCAATTGAAGAAATAAAAGAAGCAGTAAGTGAGGTACGGGTGACTTCTTCCTATGAAGGAAGTCTTGATATTACAGATGCTTCAGCCACAAAAGCGAGAGGTCTCCAGGTACTCGGGCAGAAACTTGGAATAAAACTAAGTGAGATGGTTGCGGTGGGCTCATACGATAATGATGAAGAAATGGTTGCCCAGGCAGGCCTGGGTGTAGCAATGGGGCAATCAAACGACCAACTGAAATCACTTGCAGACTGGGTAACCCGATCAAACAATCAAAATGGCGTTGGCTATATGATAAAAGAAGTTTTCCGGAAGCAGCTCAGAACAGAAACATATAAATAATCTAATTACAAAGAACACGGTGGCTCAACAGAGCTGCCGTGTTTTAATTTTTAGTTTTTGCCGGCAAGTGTCAGGGAATAAATAGAATGTTACTGTGATTAGAATTCATAAAGGGGAACCTAACTAAAAGAGAGAGTAGGGAACAAAGTGGAAGAACAGAAACTACGGGACTTGTTTGAAAAAGCTCTGGAAACACATAATGATGATTCAGGAGCTCTATTTTTATACTCATTAATGGATTTTGAATTCGATTATGACGAGGACAAAGAAACAGTACAACTGACTGCCCCGGTTACAGATATTATGTTTAACCAGATGGGAATTCTCCATGGAGGAATTATCACTTATATAGCGGATACGGCAATGGGACATTTAGTGGCGGCTTTCTCAGATAAACCAGCTGTATCACTTGAACTTAAAACGCAGTTTTTGCGTTCTGCAAAAGAAGGAAAGATACATGCCCATGCCTCCTTTTTGAAAAAAGGAGCGAATATACATTTTTGTGAATGCAGGCTGGAAGACGACAATGGCAGGCTCCTTGCGAATATAACCGCCACCTTTTATACGATTGCTGAATGAAACACCGATGAACAGGAAAAGCACAGACTCGCCTTGCCAGCCTGTGCTTTTTTGTATTATTGATGGAAATGAACAAGGCCTCCTGAAGAGCGGACAACCCTGCTTGGATTTTCAGTAAGGTTCTCTTCCTCCAGGCGTTTAAGCCCCTGCTCCTTTGCTTCTTTATCATCTGCTGCCTCAAAAGCCTCGTTAATTAAATGTTTTCCAGATTTGTCATAAGCTGTTAAAAAGTACTTTTTCATTAATTTTCCCTCCTGGATTTATTTACACTTTAAGAAAGTATAAAATTTTTGCGGTGAAGTTTTTTCACCGTAGTGAAAATTTTTAAGGCTGAAGTATAAGAACCTACCTCTATCATCGCCAATCGGCGAGATTTCTTTAATTTTATTTTAAATATTCTAAAGACTTTCTTCAAGCCTCATGTTCTGGCAGGGCCGTAAATGAAGAAGCGAGTTTTCTTCTGCCAGTTTTGTAACCATCCGCCCAGCAATTGAATATATTGGGCAGTGGAAGGAGGGGTACTCAGAATGCAGCATATGAAAAAAATGTGTAATGATCACTTATACCGGTACGTTCTTGTTACTACAAAAGACAATCAGCAATTTGACGGGATTGTTGAGCATGTGGATGACGAGAATCTTTATTTAGCGGTAGTGATGAACCAGTCTGTCGGCTACCCAATGCAGGGGGTACCATCTGGATTTGGTTACGGAAATGATAGTGAGGAAGATGATGGAGGGGACCAGCGTATAATTGGACCCGGGTTTGGGGCAGCTCCATTTTACGGAGGATACGGGCCATATGGAGGATTCCCGGCGTACGGGGGCTACGGGTACGGTTACCCGTACAGAAGAAGTCCTTTCGGCCGGTTAATCCTTCCGCTGGCAGGGTTGACCGCCCTGAGTCTTCTGCCGTTTTATTTCTGAATGTAGTCAGGCACAAACATGTGCCTGGCTTTTCACTTTCCGGAAGGGGAACGTTTATTCTGTTTATGTTATAATTGACGATAATAACAGAGATTGGAGGGTTCGTATGCTTCGATTTATACATACAGCTGATGTACATCTTGGAAGACCGGTAAAATCCCGTTTGGATATGCCTGAAAAATTTGCAGAAACAGCCAGGGAAGCGGCTTATGTGTCCTTTCAGCGAATTATTGATGAGTCGCTCAGCCGGCAGGCAGATTTTGTTTTAATAAGTGGAGATGTGTATGACCAGGAGGAAAGATCTCTGAGAGGGCAGTGGTTTATAAAGAAACAGGCAGAACGCCTTCAGGAAGCAGGGATTCCACTGCTGATAACTCACGGAAATCATGATCCCCTTAATAATAAGAACGGAATGGTAGCAATGCCGGATAATGTACATATTTTTCCTTCAGTACCTGAACCCTATTTCATTGAGAAAAATAATGGAGAAAAGGCATATATATATGGTTTCAGTTATCCGCAAAAAGCATTTTACGAGAATCCGGTCCCTCTTTTTAAAAAGGAAAACGACCTGGAAGCATATCACATAGGGATGCTTCATGGCCAGGAAACACAGCAGGACGGCCATGAGCCGTATGCTCCTTTTGCAGTAAGGGATCTTTTACAGCTCGGCTTTGATTACTGGGCACTTGGCCATATTCATAAAAGGCAGACATTGAATATGTATCCGCCTGTCGTTTATCCAGGGAATGTCCAGGGAGGAACGAGAAAAGAAACGGGAGCAAAAGGGGCGTATTTTGTAGAGCTGGAAAAGCATCAAACAAATCTTCACTTTGTGGAAACCTCCCCTTTACAATGGGAAAAAATAGAGGTTCATATTGATGGCCATGAAACTATGGATGAACTCATTGCAGCGATCATTGATAATATCACCGCCTCTATTTTAAAAGAGAAGCTGTATTTTACCGCCTTGAAATTAACCGGCAACGGGACGCTGCATGAAGAATTAACAGGCAGTGCGAGCCAGCAGGAACTTCTGGAACTCCTTCGTGAGGAACTCATTCCTTATTCTGTGTGGGTCGACCGCATCAGTTTCCAGACAGCACCGTATATCGACAGGGAAAAGCTGAAAAAACAAAATGATCTGCTGGGGGATATTATCGACACATCAGAAAAACTTAGGGCATCAGATAAAGAATTGGATAAAACACTAAAGCCGGTGTTTTCACATCCTGTAATGAAACGTTATATAGACAGGCTGACTCCGGAAGACCGGGAAGAGATTATTACGGAAGCGGAATCCAGACTAATCTCCAGCCTCATGGAGGAAGTGGACCGATGAAACTGAAAAAAGTGCATATATACGGTTTCGGTAAATGGGAAGATACGAAGTGGGAGCTTGACGGCAGCGGTATTCAGGTTTTTCTCGGAAGAAACGAGTCGGGAAAGTCCACCTTCATGGCCTTTATTCAGGCAGTGCTTTTCGGGTTTCCGAAAAAAGGAGAGAATCAGTATATTCCCCGTCATTCAAACGCATATGGGGGAGAACTGATCTTCGAAACAAACGGGGAAACTGTAACTGTAAAAAGAGTAAAGGGCAGAAGAGCGAAAGGGGAAGTTTCTGTCCACCTGGACGATGGAAGGAACGGAGGAGAAGAACTGCTGGAGAGAATCCTTGAAAATCTTGATCTGACTACTTTCAGAGGGATCTTTCATTTTGATTTAGATGGTTTGAATGGTTTAGGAAGTTTAAATCCTGAAGATTTAAATGAGTTTCTTTACGACGCAGGCTTTTCAGGGGGGAGTTCCATTACCCAGCTGGAAAAAGAACTCCATAAAGAAATGGAACAGCTGTTCAAGCCACGGGGAAAGAAAACCGAGCTCAACCTTTTGATTAACAGGATGCAGAAGAAAGAACAGGAAATAAAAAGTGTGGAGGAAAGGCTCAGCCTGTATGAAAGTCTGAAGTCAGACTTAACTGTAAATGAAGAGAATTATGCCAGGAACAAAGACATGCTTAAAAAGCTGAACGCCGATATAAATGAGCTGGATAAACATATTGCGCTTCTTCCATTAGCCACTGAGTATCGTGAACTGCAGCTATGGTTTGGGGAAGAGGACATGATTGATAACTTTCCTCAAAATGGCAATGGGAGACTGGACTCTGTACAGCAGGAAATTATAAACACAAGCGCTCTTCTTAAGGAAGAAACCTTGAGAGCTAAATCGCTGGAAGAAGAAATGAAAGTTATGGCAGTGCATCCATCCTTGCCCGAAATAAAAAATGAGGTCTACCAGAAATCCCACCAGTTTGAAAGCTATAAAAAAAGCAAAAATGAACTAAGGGAACAGGAATTATACAGAAATTCGGCAGTGAACCAAATGGATCTCCTGGAGAAGAACTGGCAGACAAGAGGGGAAATTAATTTTTCGGATATTATTTTTCACTCCTATATGAAGAATGAATTTACGAGAATGAAAGAAGAAATCGTAAATGAAAGAAATGACTTAGCCAGGGCGGAAAAAGAGAAAAACAGACTGCAGGGAGAAGCGGAAGCTGCTGGTAAGGATGTGGAAAGGACAGAAAGGCAGATTCTTGATGAGGCAACAAGGCAGGAGTTGAAAAAAACATCTGCTTCAGCGAATAAGGGAGCGGAAGCAGAGTGGGAAATCAAATCCTTGAAAGAACGCCTTGAGTTTATTGCCGAAGAAAAAACGAGACAGGCTGAAAGTGACCGCAGGCAGCAGAAGGGGTTTTATATACTTTCGGCTTTGCTGCTGATAATGAGTCTTACATTATTTAATTTTACCGGGCCATCGGCGGTCTTCATATTGGCAGGGCTTTCTGCGGGAGCTTTAGCCGGAGGGCTCTGGAAACGGTCAGAAGCTGCCCGGACGCAGAATAATTATGAAAAACAGCTGAACGAAATCAATGAGAGGCTGGATGTTCTCAGGCATGAGCCTTCTGCGGCTGGCACTATATCAAGTCACGAGGCTGAACGGAAGCTTAGAGAAGATGAGGAAAACCGTCTGCAGTATAAAGAGGCGCTGCACAGGTACAAGCTTTCTGAAAAAAGCTTAACTGAAGTGGAAGCTGAAACGGAAAGCAGGCTTCGGCGTATTGCAGCACTTAATGGGGAGCTGCACAGCTGGGCAAAGGAATACAAACTGCCTCCAGGGGAAGAAGTGACTTTCTACGAAGGTCTGCTTCATGCAGTGGAGGAATGGAAAGAGACAGAATCTGAGCTTGATAAAACAAACAGGAAGATTAGTATGCTGGAGGAAGAGCAGAAGCAGTTTGAAGAAGAAGTGGCTTCTCTTTTACACAAAACGGGGTATCCCAGTAACAATGGAATTCCTTCTCTTCAGGAGGCTGTCTCCTGTTTACTTGATTTTGTGCGCAGAGAGGAAACAAAGGAAAAAGACCTGAACAGAAAACAGGAAAAGCTAAGCAGTATAAAAGAAAACATTTCCCGTCTTAAATTTGAAAAAGAGGCACTGGAAGAAAAGAAAACAGCTCTCTTTAAAGCAGCTTGTGCAGATGATGAGGAAGAATTCCGCAGGCGGGCCGTACAATATGAGAGACAACAGAAAATGAAAGATAAGGAAAGGGATCTGCGAATTCAGATGAAGACAATTCAGCCTGATGAAACGGAGCTTAAAAGAGTTTATGCAGCACTCCTTGATGAAAACGCGGCCCCTTCTGCTGAACAGCAGGAGAAAAAGGATAAGTATGCTTCCCTAGAAACAGAGAATGACAAAGTGGTTGAGAGGCTTGCACAGATAAAAAGAGAAATCTCTCATCTTGAAAAGGATGGGAAGTATGAAGAGCTTCAGATGGAATTTTCCCAGATGAAAGAAGAGCTTCAGTACCTGGTTAAAAAATGGGCAGTTCTGGCAACAGGAAATGATGTTCTTAAACAAGTAAAGGCTGTTTATGAAAAAGAACGGCAGCCGGAAGTAATAAGGGAGACAGAGAGACTTTTTAGTTTTCTCACGGATGGAAGATATACGAGAGTTTACGCCCCACTTGGAGAAAAAAGGTTTATTCTTGAAAGAAACGACGGGGCAAGGTTCGATCCTGCTGAAGTAAGCCGGGGAACTTGTGAGATGCTTTATCTGGCAATCAGGTTTGCTCTCGCATCCAAATACAGAAGCGGAAGCAGCATTCCCTTGTTCATGGATGAGACTTTTGTGAACATGGATAAAGTGCGGCGGAGCAGAGTAAATGAGCTGCTCAAAAAGATTTCGGAGTCAAGACAGGTTTTATTCTTTACCTGCCATGAACATCTCTCTGAAGAAGTCCAGTCCGGTAATATCCATCAGCTGAGAGAAGAAACGGAAGCAGCGGCCGGCTGATGATTTCTTTTCCTGGATATTTATATTAAAATATTCACAGGAGAAAATTTAAAAGGGCAGCCTGGATGCAAAAACTTAACTGCTCTTTTCAATCAGAAATGCGGAGGGTGGTTGTTTTAAAATGAGCCAATATCAAATTTACCTTGTAGAAGATGAAGAAAATCTCGGAGAAGTAATAAAAGCATATATGGAAAAAGAAGGCTGGGCAGTGACACATTTTACTGACGGCAAAGAGGCCTCTTCGCACATTGAAAGCCCTCCTCATTTATGGGTGCTTGATATAATGCTTCCTGGTATGGATGGTTACCAGCTGTTAAAGGCTATCAAAAATTACGAAGACACTCCGGTGATATTTATATCTGCACGTGATAAAGATCTGGACAAAGTTCTCGGCCTGGAACTTGGAAGCGATGATTATCTGGCTAAACCATTTCTTCCGGAAGAACTGGTTATCAGGGCAAAGAAACTATTAAAAAGAGCATATCCGGATGATGGACATGAAGCTGAAAAAGTAGAATTAAACGGATATGTGATCGACCCTCAGGGCAGGACAGTTACAGATGACGGAAGAACGATTGAACTGACGACAAAAGAAATGGACCTGGTTATTCTGCTTACCACCAATACAGGGAAGGCCCTCTCAAGAGAGGATATTATCGAGTATGTCTGGGGATCGGACTATTACGGGTCTGAACGTGCGGTGGATGATGTAGTCCGCCGGGTACGTAAAAAGCTTCCAAGAATACATGTAGAAACACTTTACGGATATGGATACAGGGTCCTGTCTTCATGATAAAGCTTAACTTAACGCAGCGGATTTGGTTTTCTTTTATAGCCATCATCGTTATGGTCGGCCTGCTTGTAGGGACGATCTATCATTTTTCGCTGCAGAACACTCTTACTGAAGAAACATACCGGATCATCGAACAGGAACAGGCAAGGTTTTCCAACCCTCACGGTGAACACCTCGTTCCTCCTACTTCGGAAATTGATTTTATAGAGCGGAGGAACGCGGAAAGATCCGTAGGCCATATTACTCTTATTAATCAATTTGGCACCATAGAAGGCGGGCCTGTCCCTACCGAGGTACTAAGGGAGATGGGGGAAAAAGCCCATAACCAGATGGAACGGAGAGGCCGGTATCAGCTGACATACAATGAAGCCACTTTGTTCTACGTTATTTATAAAGTCTATACAACCGGCGGCGAAGCCTACCATATTTCCTATATGTGGGACACCTATCTCAACCAGATGGTAAACAGACTCTGGGGCACTCTTGCTTATATTATCCTGATTGCAGGGCTGTTAAGCCTTATACCGGCTTTCTGGCTCAAACACTATCTGAAGATGCCGCTTACCAGCTTAGGAAACCATTTTGAGCAGATTGCGGAACGTAACTGGAAGGAGCCTTTTTACTGGGAAGGTGATAAGGATTTCGAGAAATTATCCGGACAGTTTGAAAAAATGCGCCAGAACCTTATACGCTATGACCGGGCGCAGAAGACATTTATTCAGCACGCTTCCCATGAACTGAAAACACCAATTATGGTTGTGAAAAGTTATGCCACTTCCGTAAAAGACGGTATTCTTCCTAAGGAAAATATAGAAAAGACGATGGATGTTATTATTGAAGAGTCGAACAGGATGGAAAAAAGAGTTAAAGATATGCTTTATTACACCAAGCTTGACGCGTTAAAAGAAAGCCCTATGGAAAAAGAGGCGTTTCCTTTCGGCTCTATTGCATATGCGATTGAAGAGCGGTTCTTCCTGCACCGGGAAGATGTACACATATCCGTTCAAGGAGATTCTGTATCTCTTAATGGCGACAAAGAGCTCCTGAGTGTTCTGCTGGAAAACCTGGTGGAGAACGCTATGAGATATGCAAGGGATTCCATAGAGCTTTCCGCTGAGGAAAAGAAGGACAAAGTCATTATACGGGTCAGGAACAATGGAGAAAACATTCCTGAAAAAGAGATTGAGCATATTTTCACCCCATTCAGGAAAGGGAATAAAGGCCAGTTTGGTTTAGGACTGGCAATTGTAAAACGTATATGTGAACTTCATGGAGGATATCCGACTGTTGCAAATGAGCAGGACGGGGTATGTTTTTCTATGGTTTTCCCGAAGAGCGACCGCCCGAGAAAAGGAAACGGTAAAAGCTGAGGAATCCCATAAGGACCAGAAGTTGAAGATTGAAATAACAGACTTACTATTTTCCGGCAGGGGGGAGAAGAATGAAAAAAGGTATCAATTACTATCAGATCGGGGAAAACATTGAACAATATTTACTGATAAAAAGCGCGAAAAAAGGAATAGCCAGCAACGGAAAGCCTTTTCTGACACTGCAGATGTCAGACCAGACTGGAGAAATTGAAGCGAAGCTATGGGGAGTATCACCTGAAGACCAGGAGGTATTTGTCAGTTCCGTAATCGTCCATGTTCATGGGGAAATTCAGGAATTCCGTGGAGCCAGGCAGTTAAAGATAAAGGCAATCAGACCTACAACCGGCATGGACCATGTGAAAACAGCCGACTTCCTACCATCAGCTCCACTTGATCCCCAGGAGATGATCGAGAAAGTCACCCAGTATATATTCGAGATGAAGAACCCGAAAATACAGAGGATTACGAGGCATTTGTTTAAAAAGCACCAGAAGGCTTTTGCTGAAGCTCCTGCTGCCACTAAAAACCATCATGAGTACGTTTCAGGGCTGGCATACCATGTTGTAACGATGCTTGATCTGGCAAACAGTATTGCGCAGCTTTATCCGACACTTGACAAAGATTTACTCTATGCCGGAGTGATACTTCATGACCTTGGGAAAGTCAGAGAACTTTCAGGGCCTCTGGATTCCCAGTATACGCTGGAAGGGAAGCTTATTGGTCATATATCCATTATCGTTAACGAAATTGATGAGACAGCAAGAGAGCTGGAAATAGAAGGTGATGAGGTAACAGTACTGCAGCATCTGGTGCTCAGTCATCATGGCAAAGGTGAATGGGGGAGTCCAAAGCCTCCTTTAATCAGGGAAGCAGAAATCCTCCACATGATCGATAATTTCGATGCAAAAATGTTCATGATGGACAGAGCACTTGACAGAGTAATGCCAGGGGAATTCAGTGAAAGAGTTTATGCAATGGATAACCGCTCTTTCTATAAGCCGAAGTTTCATAAAGTCCCATTTGATATGTAAGAATGCGGAGGCCGCCTTTAAGGCGGCCTTATTCTTTGTTGATGCGAAAGTGGGAGGAGCGTACTGGCCATTCGAGGTGCCGGGTATTTCTATGAAAAACCGAAAAGGAGGTGTTCTGGCTAAGCTTTCAGAACACCTCCTTTTTATATTGAAAAAAACTCATTATATCAATTCTCTTTCCTCAACCGGTTCAGGTCCTCTCATATCCATGAGCTGTACTTCTTTTAATGTATCGTTAATAACCTCATCTTCAAAAATTTTATAACAGTTATCACTTCTCCACTCTTCCCAGGTTAAATGGGAACACTGATCCCAGGCTTCCTGCCAGTGGGCGAACAAGAATGTTTCCACCTTTTCATTTACAAGGGGAAAATAAATAAGAGGGGATGTAATTTCGTTCTTTTCCAGATGATTCATGACGTGTTGTACAAGATGTTCCTGAAATTCACCGTATGTCCATTGTGCTAGTGGTTTGTTGTTGTTCATTGTTTTTCCCTCCGTATATCGTGTTATGTGCTTTATTCCCCCTAAAAATAATAATCAAACTTCCTATCATATTTATGCATCTTCTTCATAGAGTTTAATAGACAGATAGAATGGCGGAGGAGGAAGAGTTATGAGGCCAGCTGTAGTTGTTTATCCGTTGATTGGATTTTTCTTAATTGCAATTGTTCTATGGCAGTTTGCAGTGGCGGCAGGAGGTCCTGCTCACTGGTGGATTTATGGGATATACCTTGCGATAGTGTTTTGCGGGGTAATGTTTATGCAGACAAGAATGGCAGATGAAAAGGAAGAACAAAAACTGATCGAGGCAGAAGGAGAGGAATTTTTAAGAAAATATAAGGAGAGAAGGCAGCAATAGTATTAAATAATGGACAGACAGCAATTAATAAAGTGAAACTTCAATCAGTGGGAGTTTTACGGACGGCTGCATCGGGATAAATAGTTTCTTTTCGTATGAAACAACATAACAATAACAGACCAAATCTGAGGATTTGGTCTGTTAATTTTTTTATTGGTCAAAAAGAGTATTCTTAATGCACAGAAATGTCATTTTTATTTTTTAAAAAAGCAACCAAATAAAGGAATGAGGAACCGTAAAATTAGGAGAAGCGGATCCACGTTCCGCTAAATGAGGAAAAAGGGTGTTCTTCGGCGGTGTGGGGGATCCTCGTTCCCCTCCCAATTAAACATAACCTGTTTTCTCCCAAGTACCTTAACTTATATCTCTGTCCTTTCCTATGTTCCTCCCAGAGAGTAAGAAACATTGAAATGTAAGTTTTAATGGAATAAAATTATGGAACATATTAATGTATATTGTGCATACGAGCATGAAAAAGGCAGAGAATAAATTCTCTGCCAAAACCCACCATATTCACGTCAGGCCACAAAAACTCTGAAATATGATGATGTGAGCAGGATGGTGATCAGAATATTTATTGTCCGGAACACCTTGGCCTGCCGCTCTTCAGGTATTTCCTTCTGGATAACCAATGTATTTGTCATAGAGTTAATCACAAACAAATAAAAGATTGCAAATAAAAAGAAAGGTAGCATGTAGTAACCCCCACTTATTAGGTAGACTCCTGTATATACTGTAACAAAATATCGGGAAATTGAATAGTGATACGCTGAAAATCCATAATCTCAAATATTAACAGGAGGTTGCTTATGAAAACACAAAACCCTTGGAAAATAGCTTTCCTTACCCTGTCCGGTATGATTCTTATTTTTATAGCTGCACTGGCTGCATATCTTTTTTCTATTTCCACTGGTACAGAAGATGACGATTTCCAAAGGCCGCAGACTGAAGAGGTGGAGGGGGCGAGGTTTACAGTATCTGCTTCGAGAGACGACATAAATTACTGGCTGGAGAGAGAATTAGCGGAAAGTGGAGAGGGGGAGGACTACGAGCTTTATCTTGAGGATCTCGTATATTTTCACACGGAAGTGGAAGCACTGGGGTTTAACGTACCAGTCGAGATGGAGCTGGAGCCTGTAGTTACTGATGGAGGCAATGTAGAACTTATTTCAAGATCATTCAGTATTGCGGGCCTGGGACTTCCGTCAAGCACCGTGTTAAGCCTGATCCAGGGGGGAGACGACCTTCCTGACTGGATCCATGTTCTGCCTGAGGAAGGCAAGTTTTACCTTGACCTCCGTCATGGCATCTCAGAGGAAGTGCAGATTGAGGTACACAGCCTTAATCTACCTGAGGATGATATAGAAATACAGATTGTTATCCCATAGTAAAAGGCGGATCCGGATAAAAGGCTGGATCCGCCTTAAGTTTATTGATTTCTTATTTTAGTAAACTCATTATCATACAGGATATGATAACCATTCCGGTGTTCCTCAACAAGGCATTTTTTAGGGGCCCTGGACAACTGCTTCATATGCAGAAAATCATACACACAAATACCAATATTAAGGGCAGACATCATTGCCATGTAATGTATAAGATGCGGCATTGTGACGGAAACAAGAACAGATCCTGCGGTGATAACCAGTCCTGGGAATAACGCAGACAAAATAGCAGTCTGTTTTGAGATGGTGCCATTTGCTGAGTAGTAAATATAAGGCCAGTGCTGTTTTCTCACCCGAATCCTTGCTTTGCTGCCAGACAGCCAGATTGGCAGGCAATGCAGCAGAACGTGAAGCGGGAAAACCATTAACAATAATATTGTTAAAAACAGGACTCCATAATCAACTAACGGTTCTGAAGTAATAAATGTAGTGAAGAAAACAAAATAGATCATAAAGTACACCATCATGGTGAGGGCAGATAAAAATAACAATCTTACCATACCAATGTCTTTCTCCACTGAAATTGATTTCCAGCAGTTCATCTGCTCACACCTCCTTAGATTAGCCAGTAATATCGCAGATATGTTCCCAAATGCTTAATTTCAGTAAGTTTATTATTAATGTACCTATAGTAATTTAAGCCCTGGCGAAAAATAAATCAAGCCTTTTTTTATATTTTTTTAAAAGATCATGTATATAATTCCTGAAATATATTCCAGGTTCCGCGCAGGCATAATTATCACATTAAAGGATACCAGAGAATTATTAGATAAAATCAGGATATGCGAGGGCCGGCGAAGCCTGTGAATGGGGCTTCGCAGAGAATGAAACTGGAGTGAAAAGAGGTGGGGACTGTTTGTTCTTATGTGAAAAATTCAGCCATAAGTAAAAAAAGCCCCCAAAAAGAAAAAACCGGTTAATATCCGGTTTCCGAGTAGAAATATAATTTAAGTATATAGGGCATGAATATCCTGGTGGTTTAGTATGTTCTAAGGAGTCTGGACCTCTTTTTGCTGTTTAGATACGCCAGTAAGCCTGCCGTCTTCTTCGATAAAATCTGACTCGATTTTCGTTAATGACTTCTCAAAAATGTCCATGAAGTCAGGCCCGTAAATATGTTTAATGATACTCATCAGTTCTGAAAATTCAGGGAATTTCCCGTAAAGCTCTTTAATTGGAAGAGAGCCACTGTAAACACCGTAAGTACTTGGGTTATACCCCTCCATCGTTTTGATGAACAACTCTTCCCCTTCTTTGGTAAGGTATACGTAAGTATTTCTTTTGTCCGTCTGGCGTTTGGAAAATGTCAGCAATCCTCTTTCTTCCAGCTTTTTTGAGAAATTGAATGCTGTAGAAACATGCATTACTCCAAATTTGGCAATGTCTGAAATGGAGGCCGCCTCCAAATGATAAGCAATCCAGAGGATATGGTGTTCATTAATGTTC
Protein-coding regions in this window:
- a CDS encoding Cof-type HAD-IIB family hydrolase — protein: MAAVAYRLLALDIDGTLLKSNHRLAKETKDAIEFVKSKGVYVTLATGRAFPSARKVAKALKLNDVYLITHDGAFVAADADAPIFERRLDSDRVYQITDILENYHCHVRLLHEKYALGNKLNQKNQLIAKMNTKMGDPLFYPINFVDSPSNYLIDQPLTVPKICAKFWNESERLDAIEEIKEAVSEVRVTSSYEGSLDITDASATKARGLQVLGQKLGIKLSEMVAVGSYDNDEEMVAQAGLGVAMGQSNDQLKSLADWVTRSNNQNGVGYMIKEVFRKQLRTETYK
- a CDS encoding PaaI family thioesterase is translated as MEEQKLRDLFEKALETHNDDSGALFLYSLMDFEFDYDEDKETVQLTAPVTDIMFNQMGILHGGIITYIADTAMGHLVAAFSDKPAVSLELKTQFLRSAKEGKIHAHASFLKKGANIHFCECRLEDDNGRLLANITATFYTIAE
- a CDS encoding YhzD family protein; this translates as MKKYFLTAYDKSGKHLINEAFEAADDKEAKEQGLKRLEEENLTENPSRVVRSSGGLVHFHQ
- a CDS encoding DNA repair exonuclease codes for the protein MLRFIHTADVHLGRPVKSRLDMPEKFAETAREAAYVSFQRIIDESLSRQADFVLISGDVYDQEERSLRGQWFIKKQAERLQEAGIPLLITHGNHDPLNNKNGMVAMPDNVHIFPSVPEPYFIEKNNGEKAYIYGFSYPQKAFYENPVPLFKKENDLEAYHIGMLHGQETQQDGHEPYAPFAVRDLLQLGFDYWALGHIHKRQTLNMYPPVVYPGNVQGGTRKETGAKGAYFVELEKHQTNLHFVETSPLQWEKIEVHIDGHETMDELIAAIIDNITASILKEKLYFTALKLTGNGTLHEELTGSASQQELLELLREELIPYSVWVDRISFQTAPYIDREKLKKQNDLLGDIIDTSEKLRASDKELDKTLKPVFSHPVMKRYIDRLTPEDREEIITEAESRLISSLMEEVDR
- a CDS encoding AAA family ATPase: MKLKKVHIYGFGKWEDTKWELDGSGIQVFLGRNESGKSTFMAFIQAVLFGFPKKGENQYIPRHSNAYGGELIFETNGETVTVKRVKGRRAKGEVSVHLDDGRNGGEELLERILENLDLTTFRGIFHFDLDGLNGLGSLNPEDLNEFLYDAGFSGGSSITQLEKELHKEMEQLFKPRGKKTELNLLINRMQKKEQEIKSVEERLSLYESLKSDLTVNEENYARNKDMLKKLNADINELDKHIALLPLATEYRELQLWFGEEDMIDNFPQNGNGRLDSVQQEIINTSALLKEETLRAKSLEEEMKVMAVHPSLPEIKNEVYQKSHQFESYKKSKNELREQELYRNSAVNQMDLLEKNWQTRGEINFSDIIFHSYMKNEFTRMKEEIVNERNDLARAEKEKNRLQGEAEAAGKDVERTERQILDEATRQELKKTSASANKGAEAEWEIKSLKERLEFIAEEKTRQAESDRRQQKGFYILSALLLIMSLTLFNFTGPSAVFILAGLSAGALAGGLWKRSEAARTQNNYEKQLNEINERLDVLRHEPSAAGTISSHEAERKLREDEENRLQYKEALHRYKLSEKSLTEVEAETESRLRRIAALNGELHSWAKEYKLPPGEEVTFYEGLLHAVEEWKETESELDKTNRKISMLEEEQKQFEEEVASLLHKTGYPSNNGIPSLQEAVSCLLDFVRREETKEKDLNRKQEKLSSIKENISRLKFEKEALEEKKTALFKAACADDEEEFRRRAVQYERQQKMKDKERDLRIQMKTIQPDETELKRVYAALLDENAAPSAEQQEKKDKYASLETENDKVVERLAQIKREISHLEKDGKYEELQMEFSQMKEELQYLVKKWAVLATGNDVLKQVKAVYEKERQPEVIRETERLFSFLTDGRYTRVYAPLGEKRFILERNDGARFDPAEVSRGTCEMLYLAIRFALASKYRSGSSIPLFMDETFVNMDKVRRSRVNELLKKISESRQVLFFTCHEHLSEEVQSGNIHQLREETEAAAG
- a CDS encoding response regulator transcription factor yields the protein MSQYQIYLVEDEENLGEVIKAYMEKEGWAVTHFTDGKEASSHIESPPHLWVLDIMLPGMDGYQLLKAIKNYEDTPVIFISARDKDLDKVLGLELGSDDYLAKPFLPEELVIRAKKLLKRAYPDDGHEAEKVELNGYVIDPQGRTVTDDGRTIELTTKEMDLVILLTTNTGKALSREDIIEYVWGSDYYGSERAVDDVVRRVRKKLPRIHVETLYGYGYRVLSS